From Homalodisca vitripennis isolate AUS2020 unplaced genomic scaffold, UT_GWSS_2.1 ScUCBcl_758;HRSCAF=3428, whole genome shotgun sequence, the proteins below share one genomic window:
- the LOC124370998 gene encoding uncharacterized protein LOC124370998, producing the protein MSFNDNKPFWCEFIELYREQRALWDIKSKNYSNKNIRKEGYSVLVEKCKEVNPDCDEKFVKSKIETLRASFRRELKKVEKSKITGSGQDDVYEPSLWYFDLLLFITDQEVVRKGVSSIGKRSRSIASLEEDEEGVDDVEAETQDEITKVSVSLIVTNLLFITFAQDDVSTGIHADIRPSPSSTPVSRPSVSSRSNPGSTTRTNRKKISDFEKKQERFLDTATSVLCNQNKFRAFGNNVGFQLEDMDRQQQVIAEKLISDVLFHGKLGSLKASAAILTEQQPTQRNIPSLNHFMDTNQNNNPYPYRPADAEYFLQDQNYQHQTFSFDPYYVQSQINPTQHQVQRQHLQQQVQQKHVQQQKVDISPQTVRCPKNFSLPEPAQSQTAATKPTAGQALAIQEKTAQQEVRNELKQYLNLPGVSEDNV; encoded by the exons ATGTCGTTTAACGATAATAAACCATTTTGGTGTgagtttattgaactttataggGAGCAACGAGCTTTATGggacataaaaagtaaaaattattccaacaaaaatatcagaaaagaaGGATATTCCGTTCTCGTTGAAAAATGCAAGGAAGTTAATCCGGATTGCGACGAGAAATTTGTCAAATCCAAAATCGAAACCTTGAGGGCATCGTTCCGAAGAGAGCTGAAAAAGGTTGAAAAATCAAAGATTACCGGAAGTGGTCAGGATGATGTGTATGAACCATCTCTTTGGTATTTTGATTTACTGCTTTTCATAACAGACCAAGAGGTAGTCAGGAAAGGTGTATCTTCGATCGGCAAAAGATCCAGAAGTATTGCGTCCcttgaagaagatgaagaaggagTGGACGACGTGGAAGCGGAAACGCAGGACGAAATAACCAAAGTAAGTGTCAGTTTAATTGTTaccaatttactgtttattactttc gCTCAAGATGACGTATCTACAGGGATACACGCTGATATACGCCCATCACCATCAAGTACACCAGTAAGTCGCCCATCAGTATCAAGTAGGTCTAACCCAGGATCAACTACTCGAACAAACCGAAAAAAGATATCtgattttgaaaagaaacaaGAACGATTTTTGGATACAGCTACGTCTGTCCTATGTAATCAGAATAAGTTCCGGGCTTTTGGAAACAACGTGGGCTTCCAACTGGAAGATATGGACCGTCAACAACAAGTAATTGCAGAAAAGCTTATATCTGATGTTTTGTTCCACGGTAAGTTAGGCAGTTTGAAAGCATCTGCGGCCATATTGACAGAACAACAGCCAACCCAACGGAATATACCATCACTTAACCATTTTATGGACACTAATCAAAACAACAATCCATATCCGTATAGGCCGGCTGACGCTGAATATTTCTTACAAGATCAAAATTATCAACATCAGACATTCAGTTTTGACCCATATTATGTGCAAAGCCAAATCAACCCTACTCAACATCAGGTACAACGACAACATCTACAACAACAAGTACAGCAAAAACATGTACAGCAACAAAAAGTAGATATTTCACCTCAAACTGTACGTTGTCCTAAGAATTTTTCTTTACCAGAACCTGCTCAAAGTCAAACGGCAGCAACTAAACCTACCGCAGGTCAAGCACTAGCGATTCAAGAAAAAACTGCTCAACAAGAAGTTCGGAATGAACTCAAACAGTATTTGAATCTACCCGGTGTCAGCGAGGACAATGTATAA
- the LOC124371003 gene encoding uncharacterized protein LOC124371003 → MATPPRKSSSTNQRLTPRKINACLFGTDDSEIEDFNDEENEDNVLSASTREQSLFQANWSDNTDSDPDYHPSTSDSDNEPTTSTAVKKNQLAKRKKNTKLQPPIKRTKNIPTAEPWRKGIFSPDPVTLHEPSYIPLDCTNWSNEKFVELYYDDDILLQFVEKSNQTYVLKTGKSLNLSLREFKVWLGVNFVMSSLQLPQIRMYWDKEWRVAVVADHMSRDRFFSNKKFTKNCL, encoded by the exons ATGGCAACACCACCCAGAAAATCATCCTCTACAAATCAACGAT tgacACCAAGAAAAATCAATGCTTGTCTGTTTGGGACTGATGATTCTGAGATCGAGGATTTCAATGATGAAGAAAATGAAGATAATGTCCTCAGTGCCAGCACAAGAGAGCAATCTTTATTTCAAGCGAATTGGAGTGACAATACTGACAGCGACCCTGACTATCATCCCTCAACTAGTGACAGCGATAACGAACCCACAACATCAACAGCAGTAAAG AAAAATCAACTAGCCAAAAGGAAGAAAAATACTAAACTGCAACCACCAATCAAGAGAACAAAGAACATACCTACTGCCGAACCATGGAGAAAAGGCATTTTTTCTCCTGATCCTGTGACTCTTCACGAACCTTCGTATATACCACTGGACTGTACGAATTGGAGTAATGAGAAGTTTGTTGAACTATATTATGATGATGATATTCTTTTACAATTTGTGGAGAAAAGCAACCAGACTTATGTACTTAAGACAGGTAAAAGTTTGAACTTATCTTTGAGAGAATTCAAAGTTTGGTTGggagtaaattttgtaatgtcaTCCCTACAGTTGCCCCAAATACGTATGTATTGGGACAAGGAATGGAGAGTTGCTGTAGTTGCTGATCATATGTCTAGGGACAggtttttttcaaataagaaattcacTAAAAATTGTCTTTGA
- the LOC124371002 gene encoding uncharacterized protein LOC124371002: MEKDLSRLKKNSDKDSVSVNTIVACYDLQAVLQCPKGEVSLMYYKSKLNMLNLTVCELKNDAVFCYTWHEGEGARGSCEIGTCIYKYLSEKVKNCENDIEIIFYSDNCSGQQKNKYLFSMYLYAVDKLPIKSITHNFLIKGHSQNEGDNVHAMIEKQIKKCLKSGPIYHPAQYISLIKTAKKTGNPYKVNELSHEDFLDFKDLWANIGCNSTVNVSGCTVAMNDIKIIKVEKDSPFKIKYKTTYDDTVDFQEIFIQQIDIEENEDLFGDNKKSHTKKKTRSSKKKQQVFPVHCSDVALKKLYEQRLGISVNKKKDLQYLLEKHVIPSCYAPFYNSL; the protein is encoded by the exons ATGGAAAAAGATCTATCtcgattgaaaaaaaattctgaCAAAGACTCAGTGAGTGTCAACACCATTGTTGCCTGTTATGACCTTCAAGCTGTATTACAGTGTCCAAAGGGGGAAGTGTCcctaatgtattataaatctaaattaaatatgctaAACCTGACTGTCTGTGAGCTGAAAAATGATGCCGTATTCTGCTATACTTGGCATGAAGGCGAAGGAGCCAGAGGCTCGTGCGAAATTGGAACATGCATTTACAAATACCTcagtgaaaaagttaaaaattgcgaaaacgatattgaaattatattttactctgataaTTGCAGCGGCCAACAGAAAAACAAGTATTTGTTTTCTATGTACTTATATGCAGTGGACAAACTGCCAATTAAGTCTATAACTCACAATTTCCTAATAAAAGGGCATAGTCAAAACGAGGGGGACAATGTACATGCAATGATTGAGAAGCAGATTAAGAAATGTCTGAAGTCTGGACCAATTTACCACCCGGCTCAATACATTTCATTGATCAAAACTGCAAAAAAAACTGGGAATCCGTATAAAGTCAATGAACTAAGTCATGAAGATTTCTTGGATTTTAAAGACCTATGGGCAAACATTGGATGTAACTCTACAGTTAATGTGTCAG GATGTACTGTTGCAATGAAtgacatcaaaataattaaagttgagaAAGATTCTCCCTTTAAAATCAAGTACAAGACAACTTATGATGACACAGTTGACTTTCAAGAAATTTTCATCCAGCAgattgatattgaagaaaacgaGGATTTATTCGGAGACAACAAGAAGAGTCACACTAAGAAGAAAACCAGAAGTTCAAAGAAGAAACAACAGGTTTTTCCTGTGCATTGTTCAgatgttgctttaaaaaaattatacgagCAAAGACTGGGAATTTCAGTTAACAAGAAAAAAGACTTACAATACTTACttgaaaaacatgttattccaAGTTGCTATGCACCATTTTAtaactcactttaa